A single window of Apodemus sylvaticus chromosome 4, mApoSyl1.1, whole genome shotgun sequence DNA harbors:
- the Rps3a gene encoding 40S ribosomal protein S3a, translating to MAVGKNKRLTKGGKKGAKKKVVDPFSKKDWYDVKAPAMFNIRNIGKTLVTRTQGTKIASDGLKGRVFEVSLADLQNDEVAFRKFKLITEDVQGKNCLTNFHGMDLTRDKMCSMVKKWQTMIEAHVDVKTTDGYLLRLFCVGFTKKRNNQIRKTSYAQHQQVRQIRKKMMEIMTREVQTNDLKEVVNKLIPDSIGKDIEKACQSIYPLHDVFVRKVKMLKKPKFELGKLMELHGEGGSSGKTTGDETGAKVERADGYEPPVQESV from the exons ATGGCGGTCGGCAAGAACAAGCGCCTGACGAAAGGTGGCAAGAAGGGAGCGAAGAAGAAAGT GGTTGATCCATTTTCTAAGAAAGACTGGTATGATGTGAAAGCTCCGGCAATGTTCAATATTAGGAACATCGGAAAGACACTAGTCACAAGGACACAAGGAACCA AAATTGCATCTGATGGCCTCAAGGGTCGTGTGTTTGAAGTGAGCCTTGCGGATCTACAGAATGATGAAGTTGCATTTAGAAAATTCAAGCTAATTACTGAGGACGTTCAGGGCAAAAACTGTCTGACTAACTTCCATGGCATGGATCTCACTCGGGACAAGATGTGTTCCATGGTCAAGAAGTGGCAG ACCATGATTGAAGCTCATGTTGATGTCAAGACGACCGATGGGTATTTGCTCCGACTTTTCTGTGTTGGTTTCACTAAAAAACGCAACAACCAGATAAGAAAGACATCCTATGCGCAGCATCAGCAGGTCCGCCAAATCCGGAAGAAGATGATGGAAATCATGACCCGAGAAGTTCAGACAAATGACTTGAAGGAAGTAGTTAATAAACT GATTCCAGACAGCATTGGGAAAGACATAGAAAAGGCTTGCCAGTCCATTTATCCTCTTCATGATGTCTTCGttagaaaagtaaaaatgttgaagaaaccCAAGTTTGAAT TGGGGAAGCTAATGGAGCTCCACGGAGAGGGCGGCAGCTCTGGCAAAACGACTGGGGACGAGACCGGTGCTAAGGTCGAGCGAGCTGATGGCTATGAACCACCAGTCCAAGAGTCCGTTTAG